In Sesamum indicum cultivar Zhongzhi No. 13 linkage group LG8, S_indicum_v1.0, whole genome shotgun sequence, the sequence GCGAATCTACGGCAGCAATTTTCCCCAAAAAACATGTATCAATTATCGGGGGATCTTTCTTCGGCCTAGAAACCCCTCTTGAATTGCGACAACAGAAGACGAAGAAACAATTGTGGGCTATTAGAATTAATTGGCCCAAAGAGAAAAAAGCGGAGACGATGAAAACCTAACGTGGGTGGAAAAGGGGATTAGGGTTTGGAGTTTGAGCGAGGAATGAGAAGGCAGGGGGTGCCTCTTAAAGGCGATGAGATCTGCCCGGTAAAAATTCGGGCAGTTTCTGGGCCGTTGATCTACGAGGGAACCTTAATCGAAAGGCGGGCGTGAATTTGTTTGCTGGCTGGGGGTGTTGATCGGAACATCTGTCATCAACGGTGGTGATCACGCTCCTCAGACACGTGGCTAAATATTTAGCGTGCGATGAAAGGGAGAATTTGANNNNNNNNNNNNNNNNNNNNNNNNNNNNNNNNNNNNNNNNNNNNNNNNNNNNNNNNNNNNNNNNNNNNNNNNNNNNNNNNNNNNNNNNNNNNNNNNNNNNNNNNNNNNNNNNNNNNNNNNNNNNNNNNNNNNNNNNNNNNNNNNNNNNNNNNNNNNNNNNNNNNNNNNNNNNNNNNNNNNNNNgtggggggggggggtgagAATTTGGGTCGCATGTATTGCGAATTTAGGGTTTGGGGCGGGTGTGCGGGTCCCATCTAAGGGGGCTGACGTGGATGGTAAAGACGTGAATGTGAAGAAAACTCGCGTTGCCACGTGACTTGTCAGGAGGATCTCGTCAAAACGAGAAGAACGTTAAAAAGCCGACTTTGCTTCCTTAATTACTGTCTTGCCCTTCTAAGcatactttttctttcaaatttttcgtggattttattttattaaaatgtagtttaaaaataaatcatcacaatgtctgattttatttttaatcaaataatgaaaataatatttcttattattgCGTTGTTGCATCAAAActttatattctatatatttatttttatcaataataaatatttacaaatactaTTGAATATAATGCATATTACAACTACTGTAGATTTGTTTTTAGAATAAGAACATATAGAATATTAGTATCATGTCCCGTTTCACAATAATGAAACTGCAATTGGAATCAAAGTCCTATTTCTAAAatcagtttttatttttttttacttttttaaataactatctacattacaaattaaaagaagaggttaaaattaattgataagatatttaatattgaaatgtatgtaagtacaaaattatttattttttaaactaaattttattattcttattccaataaattgatttatcaagagaaaaaaagaataaataataaagttgataaaatttcatgaGTTGTTTATCTTTGAAGGTGTAATGagcaataaatttgaatttacgAAAACTTAAaaggataataaaaaatatggttatattatatttgaaaatagtcAAAGGACTATCAGAAaatggatgaattttttttatattaattttgaaatatatacaaattattacaaagtgtaaattttacTGTACAATTATTAAACTATGTcgagaatttataaaaataaattactataaatatCATGTCATAATGTCATATGTAGATAATTACTGCTTTacaattctctctctatagacataataaataatataggaaAAGTCATAACATAGAGTTAATGTTGATTTTAATAGTGAGAATTTTAGTATCGGTCAAAAATTCTGTTACTactatatacaaaattatctattgacaatttcagaaaaatctgaaaagaataagaagttgaaaaatagtATAGAAGTTTCTGCAAGGGCAGAAGAGGAAATCCACAAAACAAAGGCGCGTGGATTGCCGACAAGGTAACAGTGTTGGGGCCATTAGCAGCATTAGAAGACGACCAAGGTGAGGTAATATATAGGAGGGATTCACATTTGTTCCAGACCTTTTCATACTCTACCATTACCCCGAAACCCGTCTACGCGGAGAGAGTGAGAGAAAGCTTATACGCAGATCCAACTACTGAAATGGCCATCTGTTGCCGGAGAGGAGATCGGCTCCTCTTTGTGATTCGGTAAGCTCTCGAAGCTCTTATGTCGTGGTTGGAGTTTCTCTGTGAATCGTTTAAAGTCTCGAGTACCGAAGCGGCGAAATCTAGAAAGTAAGGGCAAATCGTTGACTTATTAGTCGCCGGCCGCCGTCCTCCAGTGAGGtgggtggaggaggaggaggagagtCGGAGGTGTTAGGTTTGGAGGCATGTGAGTTGCTGTTTGGAATGTGAATTTGGTGTGCATTTGAGGTTGCATGTGACCTCTGCCGCGTTCTCTGTGGAGCTGTGATGAATTATATTTCATGTGATTATTAatagttatttgaaaattctaaattaaggtaaatttatttttttggaaatatttatattttaacaatttatttcGCAGAGTATGCACACAATTACAAACATCATGTTAATTGAAAAGGAATGTTTCAGTCATAGTGAAGAAAGTGGGATTCCTTTTGAATTGTGAATGCAATTGCATTAGCAGCGGGGTGGAAGTTGAGATGGTTCAAAGGTAAACATTACTCAAAAGTCAAGACACGTGTGTCGTATTTTAAATACCATCAACTTTAGCTTGAAATACAAGTAACAACAAATTCCCAAAGCCTCTAGtaattaaatcattatttcttttatttaaatatctgTATGAAAAATAGAGTCTGGTAGTCTCGATttgtattatttgatttaaattgtGCTTAATTCTTAATGCGTCGATGTTACGGTGAAGAGAAGATTATGTGCTGATAATTTTTCTGTTGAAATAGACAAATTGAATTGAACTCCTTTTCGATTTTCATTCAGctatcaaataaaatgaaaaaagagaaTGATGGAATCCACGTTCGGCAATCGTCTCGATGGACATGGGCCCTTAACATGCTTCCTTGGGCAAATGGGCAGTCGTCTGTTCTAACCAGGAAACCTCggtaattaagaaaatagtaaaatagtaataattaagtatAGTAAAGCAGGGGGTGTTGCATAAAgcatatgatttttttcctaattttgtCTTTATTACTAAACTTTTGAGTTTactccattttattttaaattccgTTGCAATTTAAACTTACAAATGGTCGTGTGATGTGTTTTGAGGTACGAGGACTATTGCGGTGTATtcgaaatataaaaaattaatataaacaaaaatgtatatatatatatataagataatgaATAGatttataaacaattaatttaaagccattaaaaatattgcttgttatatcaaattaaatatgacttagaaacaaaaaaaaataaaataaatgaacctCAGATGCTTGgagatttgaatttttaaaaataattcctctcttaattgatttaattcatCAAGAATACTTTATGATGCTACATTTTTGtgtcaattaatttcaatacaAATTGCAATATCACGCGGTGTATGGTCATTTGTTTGGGTAAATATCCATTATAAGAATTACATTCATTAAATGCAGGAAATTTGatatcatttttcttattgtaatttaattgttgcaattaataaaaaaaataaaaaagaaaatacaaccATTATGtttagtttcatttttaacttgttttgatgtattttatgaaaatatagggagaaaaataaagataaataagtatatattacagatagtgtgtatgtttggatttatttttgaaaataatataaaataagtacggtatgtttaatgttatttagtaggagacaaaaattattattcattgtcaaattatatttgttttatatatatatttatatatattatgagtatgtatataatttttttagtcgtagggcctataattagtgtagatttattttgacaaaaaataaataaaacactgtttcaaaatatcacaaaaacttctaaaacaaatcaagacaaatattatctatattttgGCCATAtcatagataaataaaattgaaactaAACATTATGAACATGCCTTGGGAAACAATCCACGGCGTGTTTGGTCGtccgatatatatatatatatatatatgtacatctAGAACATTCTGACCTGACGGTCATTCTCCCACcacttcctttttatttttatttttgttttactttttaagTCTCGCCAGATCAAGTGGAATTTCCTTTAATTGTATCCGCCTCCTCGCTGTCTGAAGCTCCTCTCcataaaccctaaaccctagcACAACCGCCTCAGAAGAAAGCAGAAAGGAAATTTCGAAGCAGCTATCTCATACTCTCGTGGAAATGGCGACTGCCGTTCTTCTCAGATCTGTCCGTCGCCGCGAATTTTCTTCCGCTCCTATTTCTGCTTTCAAAACCGTACGTCTCTGTTCcggaactttttttttccccctgattcattgttcttttcttttcttgttttggagTGCTTGCGTGTGATATAGTGTGTTTTATTACTACTTAGGATAATATCTCCTAAATACTGATGTTCTTCTCCGGTAATCTAGCtggataatttattaatgatgTTTTTCATTTGCTGAATGTTTGAACactttgtttttctgtttaaTGAAGTGTAAAATTCAGATCAACTGCCGCCTGAAGGGAGTGGtaataaaagtagaaaagaGAGGACAGTATggtgttcttttttttcttctttcatcattactttttttaaagaaaaaatattagttgatgAAGAGAGATAAAACAGTTATTCTCTGTGTTAGTACGACTCTGTTAAATTGTATTGTGGTTTTCACTATATGATGTATACCCAAATTCGTTGAGCAGATTGAAAACTTCTTCCTGTCAAGAGGCTGTTGTTTTATTCTCTTTACTTTCTTTTGCTTTATATGATGTGAGTTAGACACATTATTCTTGAATTATATGAAGCATCATTTGTCAAACTTACTACGAATCCATTGAAGCTCACCTATGACATCGATGAAGGGTTTTACATGTTATCTTAAGCCTTTGTgctttaattagtttattattaatcactTAAAGACAAATTTCCTGCTGTTACTGAATGCTATATTTTGTACTTCATACTCAGTTAACTGGAAACACCAAACCATCATGGGCTCTGGGCAACAAGTGGGCAGGTCTAGCCAGACCGTTCAGGTATATTTCCTGTTATAGTTTCATAAAGTTAGTTCCAAAACCACGGTTTTCTCATACTGAATGCACTTCCTTCTTGGTACAGCACAAAACCAGCTGGAAATGAAGTAATTGGTATTGACTTGGGTACTACAAACTCCTGCGTTGCTGTCATGGAGGGAAAGGTGCCACTTAGTTATTAAGTTGATAATTACTTTGTACTACTTGTTCCTGATTGGTTCACTCATGtgtaaaatgatttttttggtcAGAATCCAAAAGTTATTGAGAACTCTGAGGGTGCTCGGACGACTCCATCAGTGGTTGCATTCAGTCAAAAAGGAGAGCTTTTGGTTGGTACGCCAGCAAAGCGACAAGCTGTCACAAATCCAACCAACACAGTCTTTGGAACAAAACGCTTAATTGGTAGACGCTTTGATGACTCTCAGACGCAGAAGGAAATGAAGATGGTCCCTTACAAGATTGTTAGAGCTCCAAATGGGGATGCATGGGTTGAAGCAAATGGACAGCAGTACTCCCCAAGTCAAATTGGTGCTTTTGTTTTGACAAAGATGAAGGAAACTGCAGAGGCCTACCTTGGGAAGTCTGTGAACAAGGCTGTGATTACGGTTCCTGCTTATTTTAATGATGCTCAGAGGCAAGCCACCAAAGATGCTGGCAGAATAGCAGGCCTTGACGTACAAAGAATTATTAATGAGCCTACTGCTGCTGCGCTTTCCTATGGTTTGAACAATAAAGAAGGTCTTGTTGCTGTGTTTGATCTTGGAGGTGGAACTTTTGATATCTCTATTTTGGAGATATCAAATGGTGTTTTTGAGGTATAACATACTTATTGAGCAGTTTCAGCTATCCATGATTAGAGTTTGTTCTAGTTCCGTGAGCTGACTACGGTTTACCCTGCAGGTGAAAGCAACAAATGGTGACACATTTTTGGGAGGAGAGGACTTTGACAATGCTTTATTGGAATTTTTGGTGAGTGAATTCAAGAGAACGGAGGGAATTGATCTTTCCAAGGACAGGCTAGCTCTGCAGAGACTCCGAGAGGCAGCTGAGAAAGCAAAGATAGAGCTTTCTTCTACATCCCAGACTGAGATTAACTTGCCCTTTATCACCGCTGATGCATCTGGTGCAAAACATCTTAATATAACTTTGACAAGATCAAAGTTTGAGGCTCTGGTCAACCACTTAATTGAGAGGACTAAGGCCCCTTGCAAGAGTTGTCTGAAGGATGCTGGCATATCAACCAAGGAGGTCGATGAAGTGCTCCTTGTTGGAGGGATGACTCGCGTGCCGAAGGTTCAGGAAGTGGTTTCTGAGATCTTTGGCAAGTCCCCAAGCAAAGGGGTGAATCCAGATGAGGCGGTTGCTATGGGAGCTGCCATTCAGGGTGGTATACTCCGTGGTGATGTCAAAGAGTTGCTTCTCCTTGATGTCACTCCCCTCTCACTTGGTATTGAGACACTGGGAGGTATCTTTACCAGATTGATCAACAGAAATACCACAATTCCGACAAAGAAAAGCCAGGTGAGCCACTCATTTCATGCATGTCACTTTAGAACATTTTATGTGCAAACCTTAGATgtttaaattcttatttatcaTTGTTATATTTTCAGACATTCTCAACAGCTGCTGACAACCAGACCCAGGTCGGCATCAAAGTACTTCAGGGTGAGCGTGAAATGGCTTCAGATAACAAACTCCTTGGTGAGTTTGAGCTTGTGGGTATCCCCCCAGCTCCTAGGGGCATGCCTCAGATAGAAGTGACATTTGATATTGATGCGAACGGAATTGTTACTGTCTCTGCAAAAGACAAGACCACTGGCAAAGAGCAGCAGATCACCATTCGGTCATCCGGTGGTTTATCAGAAGATGAGATCGAAAAGATGGTGAAGGAGGCCGAGTTGCATGCCCAAAAGGACCAAGAGAGGAAAGCATTGATAGATCTCAGGAACAATGCGGATACCACAATCTACAGTATTGAGAAGAGCTTAAATGAGTACAAGGACAAGATTCCAAGCGAAGTTGCATCAGAAATTGAGTCTGCTGTTTCAGATTTGAGAAATGCAATGACCACTGAGAATATTGATGATATCAAGGCTAAGCTTGACGCAGCGAACAAAGCTGTGTCAAAGATCGGACAGCACATGTCTGGCGGTTCTGGTGGTGGTTCCTCTGGAGGTTCTCAGGGTGGTGATCAGGCACCT encodes:
- the LOC105169310 gene encoding heat shock 70 kDa protein, mitochondrial — its product is MATAVLLRSVRRREFSSAPISAFKTLTGNTKPSWALGNKWAGLARPFSTKPAGNEVIGIDLGTTNSCVAVMEGKNPKVIENSEGARTTPSVVAFSQKGELLVGTPAKRQAVTNPTNTVFGTKRLIGRRFDDSQTQKEMKMVPYKIVRAPNGDAWVEANGQQYSPSQIGAFVLTKMKETAEAYLGKSVNKAVITVPAYFNDAQRQATKDAGRIAGLDVQRIINEPTAAALSYGLNNKEGLVAVFDLGGGTFDISILEISNGVFEVKATNGDTFLGGEDFDNALLEFLVSEFKRTEGIDLSKDRLALQRLREAAEKAKIELSSTSQTEINLPFITADASGAKHLNITLTRSKFEALVNHLIERTKAPCKSCLKDAGISTKEVDEVLLVGGMTRVPKVQEVVSEIFGKSPSKGVNPDEAVAMGAAIQGGILRGDVKELLLLDVTPLSLGIETLGGIFTRLINRNTTIPTKKSQTFSTAADNQTQVGIKVLQGEREMASDNKLLGEFELVGIPPAPRGMPQIEVTFDIDANGIVTVSAKDKTTGKEQQITIRSSGGLSEDEIEKMVKEAELHAQKDQERKALIDLRNNADTTIYSIEKSLNEYKDKIPSEVASEIESAVSDLRNAMTTENIDDIKAKLDAANKAVSKIGQHMSGGSGGGSSGGSQGGDQAPEAEYGEVKK